The following nucleotide sequence is from Phacochoerus africanus isolate WHEZ1 chromosome 6, ROS_Pafr_v1, whole genome shotgun sequence.
TCCTCATACGTGTGGTCCGTCACGGGCACCCCAAGCGCATTGGCCATGATGACTCTCACCGAATTGGCAAAAAGGACGGGGTCTCTTCTTTCTCGGTCATTTGGGATGTAAACAGGCATAAACTCAACCTCCACCCTGGTGAAGAGCTGACTCAGGGTCAACACACAGGCCTGGAAGCCTGTAAACCCCTGCCAGGTCCAGGTCACTGTGTCCAGCGTGTTCGGATACCTGAGCAGAACCGGCTGCACAGGAACGCCGGGCGAGAAGGCCCCCAGTTTGAAAGTGACCAGACAGGTGCGGTTGGTACACACGCCTTCGGGGAAAATTAGGATCTGTGGCCACTTCCTATCAGACGTCACTCGCTTCAGGATTTCCTCCCGGGTGAGCCTCCTGGACTCGGGGTCGTCTCGGCTCACCAGCACCGGCTGCATTAACAGTAAGACCTTCCCGGCCACGGGGATGCGCGCGTTCTGACTCGCAGAGACCACCGAAGGCAAGCCCGCCACGACGCACACGATCGCGTCGAAGAAACTGGAGTGCGGCGCGGCCACGAGGATGCGCGCCTCCTGCCGGGGGGCCTTTTCCCCTTTCACTGTAACCCGGAACCCGGCTACAAAAAAAAGCGCCTTCAGCAAGAGCTTGAGGATGAGTCGCGCCAGTCTTCTTCCGCAGCTCCTGGCGGGCGTGTTGGCTCCAGCTCGGCGGCCGAGGGTGGGAAGCAGAGCCAGGGGCCagaggaagatgaagaggagCGCCATGCAGGACACCCGCAAGGGCACCAGGACACTCCCCAGGAGGATGATGGTGGCCCAGCGCCCCGCGCTGATGTGCGTCTGCTGCAGGAAGGGGTTGGCCACTGCCGGCGGGTACAAGGACCTACGCCTTTCCTCGCTGAAGCTGGCGCCCAACGCCCAAGACTCGCCTTTCGAGGTGGGCTGTGCCATAACGTCAAGTTTTCAGTAGTCCCGGGCTGCACCCCTTCCCCATAATGAAGGGCTCTTTCCGTTCACACATGTCGAGAGGCAATTGTGGGTTACTAGGAAATGATGTATTacctttaaaatcagaaaaatcaaaagtGGTAAATGAAGTCACAGGAGAGTGAcaatctcttttgctttttgtaaCTAGCCTCCTTTTGACGTATGTAAGCTTAATAAATGACTTTCATGTAACAGTTTCTGACATAAGCGAATATTAAATAGATGGATATTTATGACTCACAACTTCTTAATGCAAATGCCATTACCAGTCAGGTTTACTGTAGGTGAGATGCTTTGGCAGCTGCTAAGTCCGATTCATTTGCTCTCCCTCCAGACTGATTTCTACGGAGAGAGTACTATCTCTTTATGTTAAGAGGTTTACTGATGGCACCGGGAGCCTTTCTAGCTGTTCCAAGTCCTCTTCTACATCCACTGAAAATTAGAAGACATCCGTTATTGTGGGTCAGGATTAGCCATGGCATGTTCGactcatattcctttttttttttttttttgccacaccctcagcatgtggaagttcctgggccagggatcgaacccaaaacacAGCAGCGAcacaagccacaacagtgacaacgctggctccttaacccatgtgccacaagggaactccttgtattaGTCTACATGAACTGATCAGCATTCCAAACTAACATAAGGAACAACAGCAGCAAACCTTCAAGCCGCCTTTGTCAGAAACAAGTTTTCATTAAACTAAGTCGGGATTACTTTATTGGGTCACCACGCCCGGTCAATAAAGTCCTATTCCTTCCTTCAGCGCTGCCCTGGGACATGACCAAGAGAGATGCGTAATCAAGCTGGTGTGAACCTGGTAGCCCTTGCAACCCTGATACCCCTATATCGAATATGCCCGTCCTTGCTGATTGCTAATTTACATTCTTTCTCCCAGAAGTCAAAGTCAAATGGCAGATGTTTGAGAGATGTTTCTATTTATTGGAACGCACCAAGTTGCCCAGAAAACAGGAGGAGCCGTGTGGATACCAAAGCCTGTTACACAGAATGTGATCTAAGCGGAAAGATTATGGACTTCACCACCAGATGAATCCAGGTCAGCTCCTGCTTCCAACCCTTCTGCTGTGGGCACTAGCTAACCTCGTTTTCACCTCCATAAAGGGTCACATCACATCCCTACCTGGCGATGTTGTTATGAGGCACGagtaaaatgtatatagaaaacTGAGCTTTTATTGGTAAATACACGTTGCTAGGATATAACGATGAGCATTCTTAGGGACATTCCACCTTCTTTTGTCACCATCGGAACTATGCTTAGTGGGGGAAACCTTCCTTTCATCAACTGAGTGTTCTTTGGGAACTCTCTCTAAGGAGCCGTGACTTGGCAATGTACCTGGTGATCTTCCATGCCAAAGGAGAGCAGACCAAGGGCATGAGTAGTAGTTGCCCGAGCTGGTCTCATTCTCTATTCTGTCATTCGTTCCACTCTTCTTTGTAAGGTCCGTTATTACTTTGGAACCATTGTTTAACTTAACTGTGTTGTGTCCGCTTCTTAAGGAAATGATCAATCCTACCATGTCATCTTTCAGATTTCCCCTGCAATGCCCAGCAGTGTAGCAgatacattatttattcattaagcaaatattttgaGTTCCTGCAATGAGTCACACTCTTATTCTAGATGCTGGATATATGTCAGTTCCTaagacaaaaatctctgccctGTGGAGCTTAGATTCTAGTGCACAGAGGAAGTACAGTATTCAATCCTTGTTGCATTAAATGGGTCAAAAGAACATTCTGATCCTTCTTCTAGATCTCTCACCAATTTAGTTGGGGAGttttggcaagttatttaacaGATGTGCTTCCCTACAATGtttaatgtatgtatacataagaATCTTCATGTCATCTCTAGTAACTCTTCCCAGTGTAGGTAGTATTTACGGCTATTTTAAGAATGCACATTCATCTTGTCATATTTGCCTTCAAACTAATACTGTAAATCCGAGAGACAGGATAATAGacttttttaatggttaaaaaaaatagtaaaaggaaCTTTTGaactacaaaatgaaaatttataccATTGCAGGTCTGCCTTTTAATATGGCATAGCTAATCTTTAACAGACATTTGTAAAAGGCACCATATGTTAACAGGGTAAAGAACGCCAGACACCACAACTGAGCAACTTTCCCCAGCTTCCTCTTTGTGTATCAAGCAGTGTATCCACTTTAAGGCAGATGCTTTTCTGTGCAGAGTACAACAGAAGATCCACATTCTGCACAAGTTCACACATTCTCGGATTTTTTTCAATGTCATTTGTCAGGATATTTGTTGACGATAAAGCCTTTGAAAACAATCTTTACCTAATGAAGCTTAAAGAAGTcgataaacaaatttttaaaatcatttagagATTTCCTTTCAGACCCTTCATTGAAAAGGTCaatcttttttccttgtttcttcttttaaaaatgtccatatcAATTTGTTCACTATGTCAGGTTGTTCTTGCTGGAGCCAGTGACTGGCTTCTGACAAAATAGTTAGCCTGAAATAGTTTTGAACATAAATCTTGGTGACTTCAGCCATCTCAGCCTCCATAAATGCGTCCTTCTCTCCCCACAGTAGTAGTGTTGGCGTGATCACCATGGGATGTTTGAGAGGCAGGtagctataaaaacaaaacaaatgggctTGAGATTCATTGTATAAGTTAAAATAACGTCTTCCCCAAAGGTTTATTTAGgctacacatttttaaagaggccagggatcgaacccaaaacctcatggttcctttccgctgtgccaagatgggaactccccaatagaagttttaattgataaaatatttctgattttaaaagtcttAGTAAAGGAGTTtgcatcgtggtgcagcggaaatgaatccgactaggaaccatgaggttgcaggttcgatccctggcctcatttggtgggttaaggatctggcgttgccgtgagctgtgtgggtggcagatgtggcttggatccagtgttgctgtggctgtggtgtaggttggcagctgcagctttcatttgacccctagcctgggaacctccatatgcctctggtgcagccctaaaaagcaaaaaaaaagaagtcttaatAAATATAGAAACGATATGCGAAATCTAAGAAACTAACAAGTAGTGATAATTACCACTCTATATTATTAATCACTTAACCTATCAAAATGTATTTTACCATACCTATCAATCTGAAGTTACTATGTTATGCCTCCACTCTGAGTTATCAGATGATCTAAGTATGAAGGTAGCAATTTCCAGTGTTCTATATTCCATCATTACtttgtttatgaaaatatttcattcctttgattaaaaatacaatggagaaaacagtaACACCCAATACCCACCAGTCAGCTCAAGACATAAAACCCTATAAGTGTAATTGCATCTTTCTGCTGGTCTTTCCTTGATGCCATGACTTTTCCTCGCCTCGCCCTTGGATCTCCAAGTGTGGCTGCCAAACTAGCAGGATCATCATTGCCTGTGAACTTGGCAGAAATGCCAGTTCTTAGGGGTTCagtctgtggctcagcggttaacaaatgcaactaggatccatgaggatgcgtgttcaatccctggccccactcagtgggttaaggatccagcttgccataagctgtggtgtaggttgcacacagagtttggatcctgtgctgccgtggttgtggtggaggccggcagctatagctccgattagacccttagcctgggaacttccatatgccacccgtgcggccctaaaaagacaaaaaaaaaaaaaaaaaaagaagaagaagaagaaaaaaaaaagaaaagaaagacatgccAATTCTTGGGCTCCATCCCAGGCTGACTGAACCAGAAACTCTAGGGGTGGGGCCAGCCAATCTGTTTTAATAAGCCCCCGAGGTGATTCTGATACAAGCTAGAGTGGAGAGCTGCTGTCTTAGGAGTGATGGCTAGGTTGAACTGGGTTCTTACCATCCTCATGAACATCCTAAGGCTTTTTTCATTCGTGTTAGGatacctcatggatcctagttgggttcattaccaccgagccacagtgggaactcccaatgcattctatttctattattttgctagaaaaaaaattactgcatatatattatatatgagtGGTTTCTAACTGTATTTACTTATCTATCATTTCTCTATATGATTTCTAATACTATCATCTTTGTCAAATATAACCTGTCCTTTGTATTTTCACTTCTTTATATCTCTAAGCTTTATTCTAGGTAATGTTTTTCAGATCTATCTTCCAATTCCTAACTCTCATCAGCTTATCTGACCTGTTCTTTAACATACTTGtgaacttttatttaaattttgtttaaattttggcTGCGCtcatggcacgtggaaattcccaggccagggattgaactcacgccacagcagcaacccaagctgctccaGGTGACATCACTgcatctttaacctgctatgccacaagagaactccttacttatggacttttatttttttaattatttttcttattttttttttgtctttttgccttttctagggccgcacctgcagcatgtggaggttcccaggccaagggtcgaatcggagctgtagctgccagcctacgccagagtcacagcaactcgggatccgagccacttctgcaacctacaccacagttctcggcaacgccagatccttaacccaccgagcaaggccagggatcgaacctgcaacctcatggttcctagtgggattcgttaaccactgcgccatgacgggaactccaacttatgGGCTTTTAGATTTCAGCAACATACTTTGCATTTCTAGTTCTTTTGGTTCTTTTCCAGCTCTTCCCAGTCtagatattttcttattcttttctcatatttttttattcgttcatatatttaataatttaaacttACTTTATAGTTTCGGTTAGTTCTATTATCTGAAATTTGTAGGCATTCTGCTGCAATTGTACTCTGACTCATTAGTGGTgggttgttaatttttttgtcatttggatTATCAACTCATCTTCAGTGGACTTTCTCTGTGGAAACACTGTGAGTCTGAGTTGAGAAGTATCCTCCAGAGAGATTCTGTCTTTGCTTCTGCCAGGCTTCTTAGAAAGTGTTACCACTAAGACGAAGTGAAAATAGCATTTTCCCCCTCAGAATGCCAGTGTTATGGAGGGAGCAGACATTCAAGCCCCTAAACCAGGCTATGGCTACTAATTCTCAAGGGAAATGTTTTTCTCCTACGGAGCATCCAAATCCAGACAGACACATCTCATCTTAATCTTTCACGCTATATTTTCTCCCTGGACAAAATCTTCGGAGACAAATGCTTGGTTGTCTCTGTCAGTGACTCCAAGATTTTACAGACGCTCATCCCAGATTCTCTCCTCTGTTCCACAGCCTCGTAGTCAACTGCCTTTtcgttttggtttggttttggttttgggttttgttttttgccttttagggctgcacccacggcatttggaggttcccaggctgggggtccaatcagacctgtagcggccacagccacagtcacagcaacgccggatccgagccgcatctctgacctacagcacagctcacggcaaggccggatccttaacccactgagcgaggccagggatggaagctacaatctcatggttcctagttggatttgtatccgctgcgccacgatgggaactcctcaactgccTATTGGAATATCTAATGCATGACTTCCAACTCAACTCGTCTAAGATCAACGAAATCCATGACCTCCCCTCCAAACAAGCTCTAGTATTTTCTGTCTCAGTGAACGGCAGGACCATCCATACGGTTGTTTAGGCCCGGGATTGGGGAGCTATCTTTGACATCTCTCTTCTCATCCAACCCATCACCAACCCCTGTCAACACACCTCTTAAAGAGCTCTTAAATCTGCTCACTCTCCCCATCTCTACTGCCTTCCGATTTCTTCAAGCTACTGTCGTCTTTAGCCTTGACGGCTGCCGTTTCCCAGAGTCGCTTCTCCGGGACACCCTCCATACTGAGTGAATCCATCCCAGTAcaaactgggtcatttttctgctTCACTGGCTTCACATTTGTAGCTTTTAAGTCTTTGATGTGGTCTACTGGGCTCTGCCCAACCAGTCACTGCCTGCCTCTCGGACCCATTCTCATGCCATTCTCTTCTCCGCATCCTCACCTCCTGTGCTCCGCCACGTTGGCCTTCATTGTGTCGCTTCAAACCACATCCCTCCATGTCCCCACACAGCTTTGGAAGACgaagtttcctttttctggaatgccagtctccctgcccccacctttaTCTAGTCAATACCAAACTCATCCTTAACTTTTTGGTCAAATATCCTTTCTTCCATTCTCATCCTTTTCTTTCAAGGTCTTCAGGTTAGTTGATAACCATGTATTCCTTAGTGCGGTTATTTGTCTGCATGCGCTGTCCCCACACAGCTACAAGTTTTGTGACATTAGGGACCTTGTCTGGTTTTGCTCATTACTGTATTCCGCGTGCTAACATAGCTCAGAACATAgaaagtgctcaataagtatttcttaaatgaataaacgaccattaaaatataactgaaaatatACATCTCTTCAAAATAATCCAAAGGGACAGAAGAAGTAAATAGAGTTATGGCTAAAACAAGTAACAACCACACGGGGGATCCATTATATTAGTCTCTCTGCTTTCCCGTATGTTTGAAATTGTCAAAATGATTGTCAAATTGTCAAAAATGATTATGCAACTTCCAAAATCAAAATAGTTTGAGTCTTTGGATAAGCGGTGGACTTCAACTTAAGATACTGGCTCTGTATGGAATGcctattttgtttaattaaaaagaacaaattacacTGACCTGAAGATATTTCGGTAATGGTTAATTGGACCGCTTAATGCTCCAGGCTgagaaaaaacataaatacaaGCTTCAAGATCTTCTGTTGTTAATGGACATCCTTTCCTTCCAGGGCCAGTGCTGTGACCAGTAAACAGATGCCTCAAAGCCTAATAAGTGGGAAgagaataattaaaatgtttcagtTACCTACTAGTAACTCGAGTTGGCTTTTGAAAGAGAATGATAGCGTGCAGTGACAGCTTCCGATTTCTACTCTATCAGGTGGAAGACCtcgtgggtttttttggtttttgtttttttttttttgcttgtttttagggccacacccaagacatatggatgttcccaggctaggggtccattcagagctgttgctgctggcctacgccacagccacagcaatgcccgatccgagccacgtctgcgacctacaccacgacagctcatggcaatgccagatccttaacccactaatcaaggccagggatcaaacccgtaacctcatggttcctagtcggatttgtttccactgcaccgcgacaggaactctgaagaccTCATGGTTTACAAGCACGTTTCATGCATTTCTGCTTTCCCAGCTTTATTTTGACATCCTTCCCTTCGAAATCCCCATGCACACCTCACTCTTATGAAAAGCATCCTGTCTTCTTGGTGTCTGGTCACAAGCCACAAGGCTGAGCTCAAGATCTATCCCTACCCTTAAGTCATCCCAACGTCCTACTGACAACAGTTTCTCTGGTTACTGACGGCCagtccgcccccacccccaaagctgTCCCAACTTCTTTTAGAGTAACAGACATATTTCACAGCCTGATCCGGACCGTATCTCTACATACGTGCTTCTGAAACAAAAGGTTAAAGAAACAGCCTTTACACTTAACACAGCATGTACTATTTCTCATTCCATTctgttctactttatttttatttttattttttttgtcttttttttttgttgttgttgttgttgctattttttgggccgctcccgcggcatatggaggttcccaggctaggggtggaatcggagctgtagccaccggcctacgccagagccacagcaacgcgggatccgagccgcgtctgcaacctacaccacagctcacggcaacgccggatcgttaacccactgagcaagggcagggaccgaacctgcaacctcatggttcctagtcggattcgttcaccactgcgccacgacgggaactcctctactttatttttaaaaatggaaattgcaAGCCACTTTACTAAATTGTAAAGCTTATTTCATGACTCATTAACGGGTCCCCACCGACAACATGGAAAACGCTGTTCCAGACCAGCACTTCTCAAAGTGCGTACCTAAACCATCTGTATCAGAGTGAATGGAAATCTTGTTTAAAATGAGACCCCTCAGCCCTAAAACCACACTTGCAAAAATATGAAGTGACAGGTGAAGGAGGTGATCCACTGCAACATTATTCTTTGTAATAGAACAAGAATGGgaacaaatgtccatcgatggggGCTGGTTGAATAAACCATGCGCCAGCCACGCGATGGCGCATCACATGTTTTAAGGACTCTGAAAAAAGACGGAGACAATCTCTGTGCTGACGACGGAGTCATGTGCAGGGCATCCTGTTAAGTGAAACGAAAGGCGAGTGTGGAAAATAGTGTTTATGGCATATTACCTTTTGTGTAAGAaggagacaaatatatatatgacatatataaataaatatatatgacatatatagtGTTTATGGCATATTACCTTTCGTGTAAGAAggagacatatatatataaaatatatatataaatataatataatatataaatagtgTTTATAGCATATTACCTTTTGCGTAAGAAggagacaaatatatatacacattttttccattacaggccagggatggaatctgcaccacagcagagacctaggccgctgcagtgacaaggctgggtccttaccctgctgcaccacaagggaattccatacATATTTGCTGATATTTTTGACTTGGaaccatataaatgttttataaaaaaatcatagaagTTAAGTGAAAATGCCTTTGGAAACAtgaataacataatttttttttgcctaaaaaaaTGTATGGCCAAATTCTGTCCCATGGAAAGATCTAGAAGCAATGAAAACTCAGTAGcaatgggagtttccgtcatggcgcagcagaaacgaatccacctaggaaccatgaggttgcaggtttgatccctggcctcactcagtgggttaaggatctggcattgctgtgggctgtggtgtaaggtcgcatacggggctcagatcccactttactgtggtgtaggccggcagctatagctctgattcgaccctcagcctgggaacctccacatgctgttagtgcggccctaaaaagcaaaacaaagcaaaacaaaacaaaaccctcagtAACAACGATCACCTCAACACCCAGCTTGTGGTGTCTAAATACTATTTCCTAGTAACAGGAGCTGGAATTCCTTCAATAAATGACTAATTCCAGATCTGGAACAAGTAAAACATGAACCTAGGACATTAAAGAAGCAAGCTATCACTCACTGAAGGGCTTATGCCAGGAGGACAAGGGAGCCAACGTCAATTTGTTCACATGTGATAGAAGCAAGCTATCACTCACTGAAGGGCTTATGCCAGGAGGACAAGGGAGCCAACGTCAATTTGTTCACATGTGATAATTAGGGCATCAAAGAGAATAATGATTGATAcatatcaagtttttttttaatcatgagctcataaaattatatatatacacaaatacctAATTGGAGGTTTCTAGGGCACCAACTCATTGGTTGTTTATAAACAGAAATAATGAAGCATTTATCTTATCATTCTTGTgagaattgtatttcttttttttgcttgtttgtctttttgccttttctagggccacacccacagcatatggaggttcccaggctaggggtctaatcggagctgtagccgccagtctacaccacagccacagcaatgccagatcggagctgtgtctgtgacctacaccacagctcatggcaacgccagatcctgaacccactgagca
It contains:
- the LOC125128748 gene encoding lysophosphatidylcholine acyltransferase 2B-like, giving the protein MAQPTSKGESWALGASFSEERRRSLYPPAVANPFLQQTHISAGRWATIILLGSVLVPLRVSCMALLFIFLWPLALLPTLGRRAGANTPARSCGRRLARLILKLLLKALFFVAGFRVTVKGEKAPRQEARILVAAPHSSFFDAIVCVVAGLPSVVSASQNARIPVAGKVLLLMQPVLVSRDDPESRRLTREEILKRVTSDRKWPQILIFPEGVCTNRTCLVTFKLGAFSPGVPVQPVLLRYPNTLDTVTWTWQGFTGFQACVLTLSQLFTRVEVEFMPVYIPNDRERRDPVLFANSVRVIMANALGVPVTDHTYEDCRLMISAGNLRLPMEAGLVEFTKISRKLKLDWDHIHQHLDEYATMAAATRGGKIGIKEFADYLKLPVSEPLRQLFALFDRNNDGSIDFREYVIGLSVLCNPARTEKILQMSFRLFDLDNDGFITEQELAALLRAAFGVPDLDVSQLFREMAGQNSEYVSYMTFKNFALKHPEYATLFSSYLDLQAAYVYSLPEEVTA
- the EPHX4 gene encoding epoxide hydrolase 4 isoform X2; amino-acid sequence: MLLLEKEANHLCCSSTDFQNSEYILRHPAQLFKSSYYYFFQIPWFPEFMFSINDFKALRHLFTGHSTGPGRKGCPLTTEDLEACIYVFSQPGALSGPINHYRNIFSYLPLKHPMVITPTLLLWGEKDAFMEAEMAEVTKIYVQNYFRLTILSEASHWLQQEQPDIVNKLIWTFLKEETRKKD